Proteins encoded within one genomic window of Haloarcula marismortui ATCC 43049:
- a CDS encoding (2Fe-2S)-binding protein, protein MEIELEINGVERTVEASKSDSLLDVLRRNGYTGSKRGCDTGACGFCTVHVDGEPVKSCVEPVTKVRDTSVETIEGLGEQDDLHPVQQAFVDNTALQCGFCIPGMIMRSTALLETNPNPTEQEVREALSDNLCRCTGYKKIVEAVLDAAERMDSDTAVAADGGQAMDGDGGAATVTECSLGDCDCMEGDQ, encoded by the coding sequence ATGGAAATCGAACTAGAAATTAACGGTGTGGAACGGACTGTCGAAGCATCGAAGTCCGATTCGCTTCTCGATGTCCTTCGGCGGAACGGGTACACCGGATCGAAACGGGGGTGTGACACCGGCGCGTGCGGCTTCTGTACGGTCCACGTCGACGGCGAACCGGTGAAATCCTGCGTCGAGCCGGTGACGAAAGTACGGGACACATCCGTCGAGACAATCGAAGGCCTGGGCGAACAGGACGACCTGCATCCGGTGCAACAGGCATTCGTCGACAATACTGCGCTACAGTGTGGCTTCTGTATCCCGGGGATGATCATGCGCTCGACGGCGCTGCTGGAGACGAACCCGAACCCGACCGAACAGGAGGTCCGGGAAGCCCTGTCGGACAACCTCTGTCGGTGTACTGGCTACAAGAAAATCGTCGAAGCGGTGCTAGACGCCGCCGAGCGGATGGACAGCGACACAGCCGTCGCCGCCGATGGTGGGCAGGCAATGGATGGCGACGGCGGGGCCGCCACGGTGACCGAGTGTTCACTCGGCGACTGCGATTGCATGGAGGGCGATCAGTGA